One Hordeum vulgare subsp. vulgare chromosome 4H, MorexV3_pseudomolecules_assembly, whole genome shotgun sequence DNA window includes the following coding sequences:
- the LOC123446563 gene encoding universal stress protein PHOS32 isoform X1: protein MDPAEGRRILVAVDEGDESVQALRWCLANFATRGDGELAPPDTILLLYVRPTPPTYSVLDASAPLGYLFANEATAAIDGYSRAVADAVVDKAQKLCALHNKENGEVKVKVDVKVAVGDARSVICDMVDKLGADVLVMGSHGYGFFKRALLGSVSDYCVSNANCPVLIVKSK, encoded by the exons ATGGATCCCGCCGAGGGCCGAAGGATACTGGTGGCCGTGGACGAGGGCGACGAGAGCGTCCAGGCGTTGCGATGGTGCCTCGCCAACTTCGCCACGCGCGGTGACGGCGAGCTTGCGCCCCCGGACACCATCCTCCTGCTCTACGTCCGGCCGACGCCGCCCACCTACTCCGTGCTTGACGCCTCCG CCCCGCTAGGCTATCTGTTCGCCAATGAGGCGACGGCTGCGATCGACGGGTACAGCCGGGCGGTGGCGGACGCCGTGGTGGACAAGGCGCAGAAGCTCTGCGCGCTCCACAACAAAGAGAACGGCGAGGTGAAGGTGAAGGTGGATGTGAAGGTGGCCGTTGGGGACGCCCGGAGCGTCATCTGCGACATGGTGGACAAGCTCGGAGCCGACGTGCTGGTCATGGGGAGCCATGGCTATGGCTTTTTCAAGAG GGCTCTCCTCGGGAGTGTCAGCGATTACTGCGTCAGCAACGCCAACTGCCCCGTTCTCATCGTCAAGTCCAAATAA
- the LOC123446563 gene encoding universal stress protein PHOS32 isoform X2 yields the protein MDPAEGRRILVAVDEGDESVQALRWCLANFATRGDGELAPPDTILLLYVRPTPPTYSVLDASGYLFANEATAAIDGYSRAVADAVVDKAQKLCALHNKENGEVKVKVDVKVAVGDARSVICDMVDKLGADVLVMGSHGYGFFKRALLGSVSDYCVSNANCPVLIVKSK from the exons ATGGATCCCGCCGAGGGCCGAAGGATACTGGTGGCCGTGGACGAGGGCGACGAGAGCGTCCAGGCGTTGCGATGGTGCCTCGCCAACTTCGCCACGCGCGGTGACGGCGAGCTTGCGCCCCCGGACACCATCCTCCTGCTCTACGTCCGGCCGACGCCGCCCACCTACTCCGTGCTTGACGCCTCCG GCTATCTGTTCGCCAATGAGGCGACGGCTGCGATCGACGGGTACAGCCGGGCGGTGGCGGACGCCGTGGTGGACAAGGCGCAGAAGCTCTGCGCGCTCCACAACAAAGAGAACGGCGAGGTGAAGGTGAAGGTGGATGTGAAGGTGGCCGTTGGGGACGCCCGGAGCGTCATCTGCGACATGGTGGACAAGCTCGGAGCCGACGTGCTGGTCATGGGGAGCCATGGCTATGGCTTTTTCAAGAG GGCTCTCCTCGGGAGTGTCAGCGATTACTGCGTCAGCAACGCCAACTGCCCCGTTCTCATCGTCAAGTCCAAATAA